The window AACAGGCGCCCTCGTAGGCGGCGCACCAGGCGATTTCGTCACGGGCCGAATCGAACGCGCGGACCATCACGAAGAAGTTGAGGATGTTACCGTTGTGACCGCTGGCGTGCTCACGCGTACCGTAGTGCGCATGACCAGCCAACAGCCAAAGCGGCCATTGCGCTTTGTCCATCCTAGAGTAGCTCCTCGAAATCGACTTCACAGATGACGCACTCGAAGCCGCCGCCGAGGTTGTGAGAGATGCGCACCCAATGGTAGCGGTAGGCCGACGACACATCGACGCCAGCCGAAATGCCCTTGTCGTGCACGATGGAGGTTCCGGTGTTGACGGCGGTCGACGTATGGAGCAGGGAACCCTCCGAGCCGGTGGAGGGCGCCGAGTTCGATCCCCGCAACTCCATCGTAATGGTGCCGCCGTTGTTGACGGTCCACTCGGTGTTGTTCGGGCTTGTGACCTTGAAGCGGCTCAGTGTCTTGAAGACGCCGCTACCCCAGTCCTTGCCGACAAAGCCGGACGTGGCGCTGATGCCTGCACTTTGCAGCGCGGCTTGGTTTGCGTTTCCGTTGAACGCCGCCGCAGTGCCCCCGCGGGTCGTCATGTTACCGATGACGCTGCCGGTGCCGCTGCCGATCGCCGTGGATACCAAGGTTCGCGGGCAGAACACGGGGAATGGAAACGTCATTGCATGGCCTGCTTGTGAAGATGCGAGCCAGCGTTGCCGACCGTGATAAAGAGCCTGAACTTGTGCCCGTTGGTGGTCGTCAGGCCGTCGCCAGATACCTTCGTGAACCCCGAGGTCGTCACCGCCCCCGCCGAACCGTTGTTGGTCATGTCGATGACGATTGACCCGGCAGCAGAGGGCGGAGCCAACGTGTGCGCGCCGCCGTTGGTGTAGTGCTGCAGGTTGCTGTTGGTCATGACCGGGGTGAGTGTGCCGGTCGTCACTGGGCTGCCGCTGTTCATGGCGAACGACGTGCCAGCGAGGCCGCCCGTTAGCGTCTGCCCACCCGCCAGCGCGACAAGTCCTCCGATCGCCGTGGCGATCTCAGCGAGCGTATCGAAGGACGCCGAAACACCCGCACGCAAGGCCGCTATTACGGTATCGACGTATGTCTTCGTAGCCTTTTGGGTAGCGACCAAAGCATCGCTGTCGCCAGCTAGCGTACCGTCCGCCGAGACGCTTACGCCGGAGTCCTCCAGCAGCGCGCCCGTGGTGTCGGTGAACGCTGCAAGGCGGTGCGCCGCTGAGGTGCCCGGCCCCACAACGTCGCCGTTGCCAGCACCTGCGGCTCCGCGTATGTCGACTCCGTTGGCAATCAGAGCCTCAAGGCCGGAGGCACCGACGTACAGGTTCACCGCGGGCTTGGTCCCTTGGCCGCCCTGCCAGTCGACGATTTTCTTGACGCGCCGCGCGCCGTCATTCTCGATCGCCTCAACCGCCGACCATCCCTTCTCGCCCTGCGGTCCGGGCTCGGTGCTCACGGGACCGACACCACCGGCAAGTCCAATCTGGACGCTAAGGGGCACCCCTGCGGGGAACGCACCGCCGACACTCAGGACGGTTACGGGGACTTTCAGGTAACCGGTGGCGTCGACCACCGCACCCGTCACGCCAGCGACCACCGCGTTACTCGGGGCGCCGCCGTGCATAATGGTGAGGACCGCGCGGGTAGTGGCCGTGATGCCGTTGATGAGGTTCCAGACGGACGTGAGCGTCGCGGCGTTCGCCCCCGTCTTCGAGACATACAGGAACGTTGCGCTCGCTGGGGTCGCGTGGTTGAGCCTCAGCTCGCCAGTGCCGGGGTCGGCGTCCGATGTGCCGGTGTCCCATGAGTAGGGGAGGCCGAACGGCGTATGCGCGTTGCCCGCTTCGCCGGGGTTGACGAGGATGACGAACGGGAACGCGACGTTGGCGGGCCTACTTTCGTTGCCACCCTCGTTGTTGATGGTGATGTCAGCATTCGCGCCAACCGTGTTGCGGAGTATGCTGCCATAGGCGATCGTGGCATGCGCACCAGCACCGACGGAGGCCGAACTAGAGTCATAAGGGTTATATTGGTGCGAGTGTGGGTTTTGCGTGATGCCGTGGGCGTGCTGCTTGTTCTCACTGGCCTGCCGCGAACCGATGACGTTACCCGCTCCTGGTGTGCCGTCATGCGCGAGACGTGAGGCCGCGTCGGGATCGTGCGTGCTCGTGTCATCCCACGGTCGGACGAATAGACCCGCGCCGCCTGGGATATTGAAGTGCGTCGATGTGGAGCCGTACGGGTAACCTTCGGCGGCGTACTTCGCGTTCAACTCAGGGGCGGCCGTCTTGAGTACCGCCTGAGGGTCCCGCTTAATGCGCATCCAACCGGGCGACGTGTACGCCAGTGATTGGAACTTGATGTCGCCGACCTGGTGCATCCTGCCCACGCCGAGCATCGCCGATAGTGCTTGCGTTGCGGTGTCGGCGGCGGTGACCGCGGTGGAGGATGCGGCCGTGGTGACAGCGCGGTCCTCGGTCGTCTGCTCAGCGTTGTCGGTGGCGATCACCGCCTGTGCGGTGGCGACGTTGGCCTTCTCACTCGCGAGGGCCGCAGACCCTGCCGCCCCGGCAGTGCTCGTAGCTGCCGCTAGGTCGATACCCTCTTGCATCACGTAGAGGTTCTGCAGTGTCTGCAGATTTAGGTTCTCTTCGGTGATGTTCGCGGTGTTCGACCAGTCGACCAGCGGTACGTCATTGGGCGTTTCACGGCTGATCTTGATTTGCGTGCCGTTCGCCGGGGCGGGAGAGATAGAGAGCGTCGAGCTGGTGAGGAAGGTGAAGTCGACCTCCACCTCGTCGACGTACACGTGGACGTGCTCACGTGCGATGTACGGCTTCGGGAATGACCACGGACCGGTCGTCCCGTTACCCGTGTAGGTAACAGACGCTAGCGCCACTGAAGGGCTCCTAGTTTTTGTTAGCGGGATTTTTCGGGGAGTTGCGAGCCAATGAGCCCGAGGCCGTACGACACCGGCAGCGTGTTCTTGAACGGCAGGACGTTGTAGAAACGCTTGAAGTCCTGCTCGCTGTACTCGATGTCGCTGCGCACAGCGGCTCGCGCCGTGTCGAAGGGGATGCGTGCGGCGGAGTTGAGGAAGTCCCACGTGGGGTTCTGCAGGAGGCCCGAAGGTCCTAGCCCCGACGTGCGCATCCCGAAGGGCGTGTCGTATCCGAAGTCGTACGCGAGGTTGTCGACAACGGTAGGCACTAGAGCGGACCAGCCCGCGCGCCCGAAGGCCGCTGCACCGATGCGCTCGACAGAGAGGCGCTCCTTACGGAACTTCTTGGGGTCCCGCTGAGCGAGGCTCTGCGCGTGCGTCTGGAGCATGTACGCGAGGCCTGCCGTCACGGAGGTCCCGAGGAACGCCGTGGTCGTCGTGGCGTCCCGCAGGTGGATACCGTGGAGGAGCTGCTTCGAGTGGGCCGCGAGGACGAACACACGGAACTGCGTCACGAGTTGCCAGAAGGGGCGGCTCATGAAGGCGGCGAGGTTGCCGGGGTCGTTCTCTTGGATGATGTGACGCCCAACGCGGTACATGACCTGTTCGAACGTCTCGCGGATCTCGGGGTCCCACTTGTCGAGGTTGAGCTGAGTGAGCTTCTTCGACGAGAGGGCGCCCCTCACCGTGACGGCGTGCTTGCGTAGCTCCGCGCTTATGCGGTCGGACGTGGGCTTGTCGAGGCCGTACGCCGCGAGGCGCCGCTCCGTCCAAGCGCCCTTGGCCCACGAAATATCCGAGAACTTCTGTGCGACCGCGCGCATCGTCCAGCGGTGGAGCACGGTGTTGACCATGTTCGCACCACTCAACTCGCCGATCGCCATTTTCCCGGCTTCCATGAGGCCGCTCATCTTCGCGAGCGTGGCGTCCTCATAGGGGTCGAGATAGTTGCCGAAGTCCTCGTAGCGGAACTCCGTGGAGCCCCGGAGCCGGTCGGTGCCCAAGCCCACGGCCGCCTCAAGCTCACGCGCGAGGTCATCGCCAAGCTCGCCCGTCTCGATGTTGCGCCAAAGCGCGCGGAAGGCGGGCATCCCGGTCAAGGCCGCACGAATGCCGACCGTCCCGAGGATGTTCCCCGTCTCCGCCACCTGTGCGAAGCCTAGCTGTCCCATGAGGCGCGTGAAGTTCACGTCCCTGAGGAAGCGGCCCCACTGACCGGCCGTCGAGGAGCGCTCGCGGAACAACTGCTTACCGAAGTCCCCAATGGGCGAGCCGGTGAGCATCGTGCCGACGTACGACAAGTTCTTGAGGTCGCGGTTGAGGTCCTTCTCGCCATACCCCGCGACTTCATCCGCAGACGCCTTGATGTGCTCAAGCCGCCGCTCGAAGGCCGCCACGGAGTTGTACCCCGCGCGTGCCATTGAGATTGCGCCGGAGAGGTTGCGCGAGTACTGACCGAAGAGGCGCTCCATGTTGTTCTCAAGGAAATCGTCGAAGCGCACCGTCTGCGCCACGCCGTTCTTGTCGACCACTTGAGCGCTGAAGGCCTCGTCGAAGAGCGCCCTCTGCTTCGCTCGCGCATAGCCGCCCTGGTCCGCCAGCTTCAGAGAGGCGAGGATCTTGTCCACGTCCTCCTCCGCCACGTCCGCCGTATCGTCGAGCGCACGGATGAGCTGCTCGCGGAGCCCTTCGAGGTCGTCGCCGGAGAGTGCCCGTGAGAGGTCGCTAGACGCGTCCGCCTGGTGCTCCCGGAGGCGCTTCCAAAAGAGCTTGCCGAACTTCTCGCTGAGGGCGATCTCATCGACGACTTGCGCCGGGTCGAGCTGGACCTTGCCCGCCTCAACATCCTTCGCCGCTTGGAACACCGGCCGCCGCGCCAACCACGCTTGCGCGAGGAAGCGCTCCATCTTCTCATCGCCGAACTGAGCACGGGCCTTCGCGATCTGGCGGCCA of the Hyphomicrobium album genome contains:
- a CDS encoding phage tail fiber domain-containing protein, whose amino-acid sequence is MALASVTYTGNGTTGPWSFPKPYIAREHVHVYVDEVEVDFTFLTSSTLSISPAPANGTQIKISRETPNDVPLVDWSNTANITEENLNLQTLQNLYVMQEGIDLAAATSTAGAAGSAALASEKANVATAQAVIATDNAEQTTEDRAVTTAASSTAVTAADTATQALSAMLGVGRMHQVGDIKFQSLAYTSPGWMRIKRDPQAVLKTAAPELNAKYAAEGYPYGSTSTHFNIPGGAGLFVRPWDDTSTHDPDAASRLAHDGTPGAGNVIGSRQASENKQHAHGITQNPHSHQYNPYDSSSASVGAGAHATIAYGSILRNTVGANADITINNEGGNESRPANVAFPFVILVNPGEAGNAHTPFGLPYSWDTGTSDADPGTGELRLNHATPASATFLYVSKTGANAATLTSVWNLINGITATTRAVLTIMHGGAPSNAVVAGVTGAVVDATGYLKVPVTVLSVGGAFPAGVPLSVQIGLAGGVGPVSTEPGPQGEKGWSAVEAIENDGARRVKKIVDWQGGQGTKPAVNLYVGASGLEALIANGVDIRGAAGAGNGDVVGPGTSAAHRLAAFTDTTGALLEDSGVSVSADGTLAGDSDALVATQKATKTYVDTVIAALRAGVSASFDTLAEIATAIGGLVALAGGQTLTGGLAGTSFAMNSGSPVTTGTLTPVMTNSNLQHYTNGGAHTLAPPSAAGSIVIDMTNNGSAGAVTTSGFTKVSGDGLTTTNGHKFRLFITVGNAGSHLHKQAMQ